In Candidatus Dependentiae bacterium, the genomic stretch CAGTATCAGCTGAAGTTGAAGGACCTCACGCTACTATTGGTGCTGATATAGCTAAACGTTGTGGCGAAGATCCGCTTGTGGTTAATGCTATTGCAGCACATCATGAAGAAGTACCCTTTATTTCAGTGTATAGCCCTATTGTAATGATTGCTGATACTATATCCGCCTCTCGTCCTGGTGCGCGACGTGAAACGTTGTCAGCGTACGTTAAACGTCTTGAGCAACTGGAAGAAATTTGTAATGGTTTTCCTGGCGTTAAAAAAGCTTATGCTTTACAAGCAGGGCGTGAAGTACGCATTATTGTAGAAGAAGAATTTTTAAATGATGAACAAGCAAGTGAACTAGCACGTGAAATAGCGCGCAAAATAGAGCTTGATATGTCATTTCCTGGTCAAATTAAAGTTAACGTTATCCGCGAAAAGCGTACAATTGAGTATGCAAGGTAATTCATGAGCACACTACGAGTATTGGTATTAGGAGATATAGTAGGAGCTCCTGGTTGTGCTGTTTTTGAAAAGCATATAGCTAAACTGCGTCAAGAATATAAGATTGACGCAGTGATCGTCAATGGCGAAAATAGTGCTGATGGTAAAGGTATTACTCCACGCATTGCTAAATTTTTTAAGCAAAATGGTGTTGATGTTGTTACTACAGGTAACCATATTTGGGCTAAGCGTGATATCTATAGTTATCTTAATGATAACAAAGATGTCTTAAGGCCTGCTAACTTTCCTAATGGATGCCCGGGCGTAGGTGTTACGACATTTTCTTGTGGTGCATTTACTGTTGGTGTTATCAATTTGCAGGCGCGTACGTTTATGCGTGAACAGGTATCGTGCCCTTTTAGAGCAGCTGAATCTATTTTAACCTATTTAAAAACTAAGACATCAATAATTTTAGTTGATTTTCATGGTGAAGCAACGTCTGAAAAGATGGGCTTAGCCTATTATCTTGATGGTCAGATCAGTGCTCTTGTAGGAACACATACGCATGTGCAAACTGCTGATAATCGGGTACTTCCTGGTGGTACAGCTTATATAACAGATTTAGGTATGGCAGGTGCTTTAAACTCTATGATTGGCATGAAAAAAGGTGCTATCATTCAAAGTATACTTACCCAGATGCCTACTAAGTTTGAAGTTGAGACTCAAGGACCTATGGTGCTTTGTGGTGTCTGGATAGATATTGATACTCATACGGGTAAAGCTCTTGCTATTGAGCGAATATATATAGTTGATAATGATGTGCAGTTAAACGGCACAGAACAATAACAAGTTAAAAGGGCAGCAATAAGCTGCCCTTAGTTATAGTTGACTTATACACACTGCTAATTTAAGAGAGTAAGTTATGAAGCGCTCTATACTAGTAAAGTCTCTGTGGTTATTTATGGTAAGTATGCCATGCTCTATTTTAAGTATGGCCTCTGGTGACCGTATTGTGCTAACTCCAGCTATATTAAAAGATATAACTCAGTCAGGTTATAACTATACGCAAAGACAAAAAAAGCAAGTTCAAGAAAAACAATATATAGAGCAGTTGCTTTTATTAAACAGAATAAGTGCACAGGATTTTATAAAAAGATTACATGAAAGTGCTTTTAATAATTTTGATAATCTTGC encodes the following:
- a CDS encoding TIGR00282 family metallophosphoesterase, giving the protein MSTLRVLVLGDIVGAPGCAVFEKHIAKLRQEYKIDAVIVNGENSADGKGITPRIAKFFKQNGVDVVTTGNHIWAKRDIYSYLNDNKDVLRPANFPNGCPGVGVTTFSCGAFTVGVINLQARTFMREQVSCPFRAAESILTYLKTKTSIILVDFHGEATSEKMGLAYYLDGQISALVGTHTHVQTADNRVLPGGTAYITDLGMAGALNSMIGMKKGAIIQSILTQMPTKFEVETQGPMVLCGVWIDIDTHTGKALAIERIYIVDNDVQLNGTEQ